The nucleotide sequence TCACATGCCGGCTTGCCTACAAAATCAAGCGCCTGCGATTTTGTGGGCGTTATGGAACAATCTGCTGAGGTATGCTATATTTTAATAAGGCAATAGAAAAGCCCCCAAGAGTGCAACTTGGGGGTTTTTCGTGTACTGGTTTTGACCATAATAACGTTTACTATGAAAGTCCAAGAAGCCAAGCCGAAGGCGCAGGCTGATTGGGTAACTTTCATTAAGGGCGGCGCACAATGTCCACAAAGTGGACGTTTGTGCGTGTAGCTTGCCATCTATAGTATAGCATATTCGGTTGTCTGTGTGCAAGAGCACTTGTGAAAGTCAGCTTTGCCGTCCCTTTCCGGGACCGTCGGCAGCTACGGCGACGGCGGTTTCGGCGAAGGTCTTCATATCGTTCTCCATGTGGAGCGCGGCGTCGACGAGGCGCATACCGAGCGAGGCCGCGACGCCGCAGCTTGCAGGAAGGGCGAGCGCGAGATAGTCGGACTGAACGTGCAGGAGGTAGGGCTTGAGCGTGGGCGCGAGGGTTTCGGCGAGGTGCGCGACGCTTTCCGTCGCGGGATCGTCGAGGAGGACGAGGCAGCAGCTTTCGGCAGCGGCGCAGAGAGCGCCGAGGAGGGCGGCGGCTTCTCTTTGGAGTGCGGGCGGAAGATTCTGCAGCAGGCCGAGGAGCGTGGCGTCCTCCTTTGCCGAGCGGAATGTTTCGTCATAGCGTGCAGCCTTCTCGCGTGCCATCTCATCCGTCTCTGCGGCAAGCGCGAGCCCGAGGAGCGAACCGTCTGCGGCAAGCTCCCGCGCGATCTTCTGCCCGAAGGCGAAGGCTTCGGCAGGCTTGCTGTCTTGGTTGAGCAGCGCGAGCGTCACGGGCGCTTCGGCGTGCGCGGCGAAGGCAGATATGAGCCGCTTCTGCCGCGCGGAAGGTTCTTTTGCCGCGAAGATGAGCAGCGCTCGCCGCGCGCCGAGCGGCGGCCGCGCCTCGCCCGTGACGCCTGCGAGGCGCACGGCCAGCTCTTCGAGCCGTCCGAGACTGTAGATGGGCTTGGCGAGACTGTCGATGCGCTTTTGGCAGGCGGCCATGGCGAGAGTGTCGAGCGCGGGGAACGAAGGAAGAGCGAGGTCGTCGGGCGCATCATCCGCGTCATCGGACATACTTTTCGACAGGAAGCGATACGACATCGCCTTCATCTCGTCCTGCGCATCTTCCGCTTGCGCCGCATCCGCTGCAGTTTTTTGCTTCCATGCGTGCGCTCCCTTGCCGTCGCTTGCCGCCGCATCCTCTGCGAAGAGGCTTTTTGCAGCTTCGATCGCGGCATCGAGGAAGTCAGCGACGATGGACGATCCCGTCGCTTCGCCGAGGCGAAAGCGCATGTCCATATAAGGTGTGAGGCCGAGCTTCTTGAGAATGGCGGCGTGCGCAGGTTCTGCCGCGAGGTGCGAGGGCAGAAGGTAGCCCGTGACTGCGGGTGCGAGCGCCTCGGCAATCAAGGCTGCCGCGCCCGTGTTGAAGCCGTCGAGGATGACGACGGCTCTTCTTCTAGCCGCACCGAGGATCAGTCCTGCGATGCAGCCAAGCTCGAAGCCGCCGACCTTCTGCAGCACGTCGATGCCGTCGCTCGCGTCGGGGCGGTTGACGGCGAGGCTTTGGCGCACGACCTCGATCTTCTTTTTCAGGCGTTCGTCGGAGATGTTCGTGCCGCGCCCCGTCGCTTGCTCGGGCGTAAGACGGCACAGGCAGGCGGCGATCGCTGCGCTCGCCGTCGTGTTCGATATGCCCATTTCGCCCGGCAGGAAGCAGCGGCAGCCTTCGGCGGTGAAGTCTTCGGCGAGGCGGATGCCGACGGCGAGCGAGCGGAGCGCTTCCTCGCGCGTCATGGCGGCTCCTTTGGCGGAGTTCTTCGTGCCGTGCGCGATCTTGCGGTCGATGAGCGAAGGTAAGGGCGGCAAAGGCGCCTTGATGCCAAGGTCGGCGACATGAAGGTTGCTTCGGGCGAAGTTTGCGAGCGCATTGGCGACCGCGCCCTTGGCGAGCAGGTAGTTCGCCGTCATCTGCGCCGTCGTCTCGGGCGGATAGGCGCTGACCTGCATTTCGGCGACGCCGTGATCGGCGCAGCAGATCAGCGTGCATTTCTTCGGCTTTTCGAGATGCTCCCATGTACTCTTCGTCGCGCACATATAACGGTCGAGGAGGGCGGCGAGTGCGCCGAGACCGACGCCTTGCGGCAGCTTTTCCTGCAGGGCGCACTGCAGATGCTCGTCTGCTCTATCGTCGGGCGGCTCGATGGCGCGAATGGTATCATACACGAGGATGGCGTCGTCCGTCCGGCACAGATCGCCTCTTAGGGGGGCGGCAGTTTGGTTCATATCGCTGCCTCCTTCGGCACCTGCTTCAAGGAGAGGCCGATGCGCCCGCGCTCTTCGTCGACCTTGATGACCATGACGTTTACGATGTCGCCGACGGATACGACGTCGAGCGGATGCTTGACGCGCTTCTTGCTGAGTTCTGAGATGTGGATGAGTCCCGCCGTCTTGATGCCGATGTCGACGAATACGCCGAAGTCCGTGATGTTGCGCACCGTGCCGCGCATGACGGCGCCTGCCTTGATGTCGGAGAGCTTGACGATGGCCTGGCGTGTCAGGGGTGCGGGCAAGTCCTCGCGCGGGTCGCGCCCCGGCTTCTTGAGCGCGTCGATGATGTCGCGCATGGTCGGAGTGCCTGCGGCAAGCTCCTCGGCAAGCTTTTCGGCATCGGCGAGACGGAGCTTTGCGCCGAGCGTGTCGAGAGCTTTCTTGTCGCTGAGGTCGGAAAGCGAGAAGCCGAGCCGTGCGAGCAGCTTTTCGGCGAGCGCGTAGGATTCAGGATGGACGGGCGTGTTGTCGAGGGGGCTTTTGCCGCCTGCGATGCGCAAAAAGCCCGCGCACTGCGTGAAGGCGGCAGGGCCAAGGCGCGGCACCTTGAGGAGCTGGCGGCGGCTGGCGAAGATGCCGTTTTCGTTGCGCCAGTCGACGATATTCTTCGCAATCGCCTTCGTGACGCCCGCGATGTGCGAGAGAAGAGCCGCCGAAGCCGTGTTGAGGTTCACGCCGACATGGTTGACGGCAGATTCCACGACGGCGTCGAGTGCGGCGGCAAGCTCCTTTTGGTTCACATCGTGCTGGTACTGGCCGACGCCGATGGCCTGCGGGTCGATCTTCACGAGCTCGGCGAGGGGATCCTGCACGCGCCGCGCGATGGAGACGGCGCCGCGAATCGTCACGTCGTATTCGGGAAGCTCTTCCTTCGCGAGCTTCGAGGCTGAGTAGACGGACGCGCCCGCTTCGTTCGTGATCAGGTAGTGAACGGGCAATTTGTTCTCGCGAATGAGGCTCGCCGTGAATTCTTCCGTTTCGTAGGAAGCCGTGCCGTTGCCGATGGAGATGAGTGTCACGCCGTGCTTCTTGATGAGCGCGAGCACCTTTTTTGCCGCTTCGGCACGGCGCTCTTCGCTCATCGTGAGGTAGAGAACACCGTGGTCGACGACTTGCCCCGTGGGACTGACGACGGCCATCTTGCAGCCCGTGCGGTAGCCGGGATCGAGTCCCATGACCGTGTGGCCAGCGAGCGGCGCTTCCAAGAGGAGCTGCTTGAGGTTTGCGCCGAAGACATGGATCGCCTGTTTTTCGGCGTTTTCTGTCAGAAGAGCGCGAAGCTCGCGCTCCATGGCGGGGAAGAGCAGACGCTTATAGCCGTCCTCGATTGCTTCCTTCAGCAATTCGCGAAAGATGGAATCGCCTTTCGCCAGCCCATCGAAGATTTCCGCCGCAAGCTTCTCGTGGTCGCATTGGAGCGTGACCTTGAGGCAGCCCTTCTTCTCGCCGCGGTTGATGGCGAGAATGCGGTGCGAGGGCAGCGTGCGAAGCGGCTCCTTGTAGTCCTGATACATGAGGAAGGTCTGCGCGTCCTCAGCCTCTTCGTCGAGCGCAGTCACGAGTTCTGCCCGCTGCCAAAGCTCCTTGCGCATCTTCCGGCGCAGCGCAGCGCCCTCGGAAACGGTCTCGGCGACGATGTCCATCGCGCCGGAGAGCGCGTCCTCCGCCGTCTCTACGCCCTTTTCCGCATCGATGAACTGCGCGGCGTATTCTTCCGCCGTGCCGCTTTTCTCTTCTTGTGCGAGAATCGCGAGCGCCAGCGGCTCCAGTCCCTTTTCCCGCGCGACGCCCGCGCGCGTGCGCCGCTTCTGCTTGAAGGGCAGGTAGATGTCCTCCAGCTCTTGCATCTTCAGCGCCCGGTCGAGCGCTTCCTTGATCTCGGGCGTGAGCTTTCCCTGCTCCTCGATGCTCTTTTCGATCTCCTGCTGGCGCTTCACGAGATTTCTGAGGCGCGAAAGCTCGCTCTCGACGGAGCGCACCTGCTCTTCGTCGAGCTCTCCCGTCGCCTCCTTGCGGTAGCGCGAGATGAAAGGCACGGTGTTTCCCTCGTCGAGGAGCGCGATCGTCGCCTCCGCCTGCTTCGCCCGGATGCCCAAAGTGCGCGCAATAGCCGCGCCGATGTTTTCTTCTTTCATGGCAATACCTCTTGTCTTTTGAAAATTGCTTCCTAAAATTATAGCACAAGTTTCCCTTGGATGCTTTTTCTTCTTGTCGTAATATCCACGGAACGGATTTTGCACCTGCTCCCGCCTTCTGAATGGCGACAAAAAAGGCACTGTGCTTCCAGTGCCTTCGTATCACTTGTATATCTTGCTTCTATGACCGATTTCGACTGCGATGACGATCAGCTCGTTGTCACGGATTTCTGCAATCAATCGGAAGTCCGCGACGCGATACCTCCAATACTTTCCGAGGTTTCCAGTGAGAGCCTTCCCGTAGATGCGAGGATTTTCGCAATCGACCAGATTGCTTTTCATCCACTGGATTATGCGATTGCGCGTGCCGCTGTCCAGTTTTTGAAGCGTCTTGTCAAACTTCTTGGTCGTTATCAGTCTATACACTTTTCAGCCCCTCTAAGACTTCGCTGAAAGGCGTCGTCTCAAGCGTGCCGTTTTTGAGATCCTTTTCATACTCGCGTATGATTTCCATGTCATACTCATCTTCTAGCCTATCATATATGAGATTTTTCAATGTTGCCGATGACAGCCCTGCCGCATAGAGCGGGGAGATGGCTTCGAGAGCTTTTAGTTCTCCGTCGGTAAAATGCAGGTTCAAAACTTTACCCATGATACCCCATCCCTTTCGTCCGTGGCCCTTCTACTTTTATGCTGAATTCATCTTCCAGTCTCTGAAAGATGAAGCGGCGAACAAGTTCGGCATGAGAACAATCATATTTTTTTGCCAGTCGATCGATCATCTGATACTCAGCATCTGAAAGGTTCATGCGTATCGGGCTGTGCGCTCTTCTTTTTTTCATGATCGCTCCCTCCCCCTTTTCTATATTATATTGCGTCTATATCATGCCGTCAATCTTTGCGATGCGTGCAGGATACCTCGAAAAATCCTCTGCATCCTGTTATAATAGAAAAGAAAATTTCTGGAAAGGTGGCGTCCGATTGGAAAAGATCCGCTTGGCGGCGGCAAGGTGCATCAAGGGGCGCCTGCAGCCGCCGTGCCGCGCGTGCGAGGATGTCTGTCCTGCGGGCGCGTTTCGCTGGGGCGTGCCGCATCCCGATCTCTGTATCGAATGCGGCCTCTGCACGGCCGTCTGTCCGGCTGCCGCCGTCGAAACGCGGCTTGACTATGCGGCGAAGCTGACGGCTGTCGTGGCTGCTGATGCGTCAAGCGTGCGCCTCGCATGCGCGAAAAGCGCGCCGGATTCCATGCTTCCGTGCCTTGGCTTTCTCACGCGCGGCATCCTCTGGGCAATCGCCTCGCAGAAGGAAGTGCAGCTCGACATCGGTTCTTGCCGCGCCTGTCTGCCTGCCGTCCACGCGCACCTCGCACGCGAGGCTGCCGCCGTCGATGTGGTTCTCGCGGCGGCGGGGCGAGCGCCGCTTCGCTTGCTCGATGCTGAGCCTGCCGCACGCGAGTACAGCCGCCGCGATTTCTTTCGCCGCTTTCGCGATGTGGCGAAGGAGAAGTTCGGGCAGGGAGATGCGGCAGGCGGTGCGGGGGAGAGTGCGGCGGCAGGGGCGCACGACGTTGGGCCTGCCGATCGTATGGCGTGCGGTGCTGTCGCTGGGGAGCGTGCGGGCGCGGCATCGGCAGAGGCGGATAGGGAGTTGCCGCCGGACGCAGCGGGAATGGGGCAAGACTCCATGCACCCTGCACTCACTGCGTTCTCCGCTCCCGCCTGGGCATTCGCTCATGGCGCTCAACCCGCCGCCGTGCATGCCGACCTCGCGCTCTACAGCGGCTGCAATGCCTGCGGCTTCTGCGTGCGCCTGTGTCCGCACGGGGCGCTCGCGGCGGAAATCGAGGGCGAGGACTTTGTGCTCGCCTTCACGCCGCAGCTCTGCACCGCCTGTGGACTCTGCACCGCACGCTGCCCGAAGAGCGCCCTGCGCCTCGCCGCCTCTCCCACTGCCAAGCGCTGGCGCATCCCGCTGCCGCGCTGCGAATCCTGCGGCGCTCCGTTTCGGCCGATCGGCGCGAGCAAGGTCTGCCGCGCGTGCATGGAGAAGTGAAGTTGCTTCGAGCAAGTGTGCAGCAATGTACCGTGAGTTTGAATCCCCCCTCTCCGCCATTGCAAATTAAGGCTTCCGAGCGCTGTGCTCGGAAGCCTTTTCGTTTTCCGGCGCATGGAAGAATCCCACACGTTTGCGAATTCACACATCATCCCGCTGCATCATCTCCAACACCTCGTCGAGCCTTTTCGCCACATCCTGCACCTCGATCGCCTTCATGCAGGCGTTCGTGCCCGAGGGACAACGCGTCTTGCAGCAGGGGGCGCACGGGTACGGCGACTCGATGAAGAAGTTGCGTCCGTGCAGAGGGCCGTAGATCGTCGGACGCGTCGGTCCCCAGAGGCTCAGCGTCGGCAGGCCGACGGCGGCGGCGATGTGCAGGGGGCCGGTGTCGGGGCACAGGAGGAGCGTCGCTTCCTTCATCAGCGCCGCCGTCTCAAGGAGGCTCGTCTCGCCTGCGACGGAGACGGCTTTGCCGCGCCATGATACTTCGAGCGTCTTCATCGCTTCATCAATGACGGGACGATCGGCGCCGCTTCCCAAAAAGACGATCTGCACATCTTCCGGAAGAGCAGCGAGCGCGGCGCAGAAGCGCTCGGGCGGCCATTCCTTGCTCTGCCACGTCGTGCAAAGGCTCACGAGCACGATCGGGCGATCGGGCGCGATGGAGCGTGCGGCGAAAAAGGGCGCGGCAAAGCCCGTGAGCGCAACGGGAAGCTGCAGCGCGATGCGCGTGTCCTCATGTGCGATGCCGAGCGGCGCAAGGGAAGCGAGGTAGCGGCGCACCTTGTGCGGCTCCGCCATCTTCGGTGCCTTCTCCGTCATGAAGAAGCCCGCGCCCTCGTGGCGCTCTCGCACGCCGATGCGGCGCGGCGCACCCGAAAGACGCGCGAGAATGCCCGTCAAGAGGAGATCCTGCACGTCGAGCGCGATGTCAAAGCGGCGCGGCACGAGAAGCGCACGCGCCTTGCCGAGCAGGCGAAAGGCCTCCAGAAAGCGTCCATGCGCCACGGCGCGGTCGAAGCTCCGCCTGTCCCATACGAGCAGCTCGTCGATTTCGGGGCATGCGGTGAGAAGTTCGTCGGCGGGGGGGCTAGCGAGCCACGCGATATGCGCTGCCGGCAGCGCACGGCGAAGCGCACGCGCGACGGGCGTCGCATGAAGCACGTCGCCGATGGCGCTC is from Selenomonas sputigena ATCC 35185 and encodes:
- a CDS encoding glycosyltransferase family 9 protein; the encoded protein is MDLSRARILIIRLSAIGDVLHATPVARALRRALPAAHIAWLASPPADELLTACPEIDELLVWDRRSFDRAVAHGRFLEAFRLLGKARALLVPRRFDIALDVQDLLLTGILARLSGAPRRIGVRERHEGAGFFMTEKAPKMAEPHKVRRYLASLAPLGIAHEDTRIALQLPVALTGFAAPFFAARSIAPDRPIVLVSLCTTWQSKEWPPERFCAALAALPEDVQIVFLGSGADRPVIDEAMKTLEVSWRGKAVSVAGETSLLETAALMKEATLLLCPDTGPLHIAAAVGLPTLSLWGPTRPTIYGPLHGRNFFIESPYPCAPCCKTRCPSGTNACMKAIEVQDVAKRLDEVLEMMQRDDV
- a CDS encoding DUF6290 family protein codes for the protein MGKVLNLHFTDGELKALEAISPLYAAGLSSATLKNLIYDRLEDEYDMEIIREYEKDLKNGTLETTPFSEVLEGLKSV
- a CDS encoding type II toxin-antitoxin system RelE family toxin yields the protein MYRLITTKKFDKTLQKLDSGTRNRIIQWMKSNLVDCENPRIYGKALTGNLGKYWRYRVADFRLIAEIRDNELIVIAVEIGHRSKIYK
- a CDS encoding indolepyruvate ferredoxin oxidoreductase subunit alpha — its product is MEKIRLAAARCIKGRLQPPCRACEDVCPAGAFRWGVPHPDLCIECGLCTAVCPAAAVETRLDYAAKLTAVVAADASSVRLACAKSAPDSMLPCLGFLTRGILWAIASQKEVQLDIGSCRACLPAVHAHLAREAAAVDVVLAAAGRAPLRLLDAEPAAREYSRRDFFRRFRDVAKEKFGQGDAAGGAGESAAAGAHDVGPADRMACGAVAGERAGAASAEADRELPPDAAGMGQDSMHPALTAFSAPAWAFAHGAQPAAVHADLALYSGCNACGFCVRLCPHGALAAEIEGEDFVLAFTPQLCTACGLCTARCPKSALRLAASPTAKRWRIPLPRCESCGAPFRPIGASKVCRACMEK
- a CDS encoding Tex family protein, coding for MKEENIGAAIARTLGIRAKQAEATIALLDEGNTVPFISRYRKEATGELDEEQVRSVESELSRLRNLVKRQQEIEKSIEEQGKLTPEIKEALDRALKMQELEDIYLPFKQKRRTRAGVAREKGLEPLALAILAQEEKSGTAEEYAAQFIDAEKGVETAEDALSGAMDIVAETVSEGAALRRKMRKELWQRAELVTALDEEAEDAQTFLMYQDYKEPLRTLPSHRILAINRGEKKGCLKVTLQCDHEKLAAEIFDGLAKGDSIFRELLKEAIEDGYKRLLFPAMERELRALLTENAEKQAIHVFGANLKQLLLEAPLAGHTVMGLDPGYRTGCKMAVVSPTGQVVDHGVLYLTMSEERRAEAAKKVLALIKKHGVTLISIGNGTASYETEEFTASLIRENKLPVHYLITNEAGASVYSASKLAKEELPEYDVTIRGAVSIARRVQDPLAELVKIDPQAIGVGQYQHDVNQKELAAALDAVVESAVNHVGVNLNTASAALLSHIAGVTKAIAKNIVDWRNENGIFASRRQLLKVPRLGPAAFTQCAGFLRIAGGKSPLDNTPVHPESYALAEKLLARLGFSLSDLSDKKALDTLGAKLRLADAEKLAEELAAGTPTMRDIIDALKKPGRDPREDLPAPLTRQAIVKLSDIKAGAVMRGTVRNITDFGVFVDIGIKTAGLIHISELSKKRVKHPLDVVSVGDIVNVMVIKVDEERGRIGLSLKQVPKEAAI
- the cobT gene encoding nicotinate-nucleotide--dimethylbenzimidazole phosphoribosyltransferase — encoded protein: MNQTAAPLRGDLCRTDDAILVYDTIRAIEPPDDRADEHLQCALQEKLPQGVGLGALAALLDRYMCATKSTWEHLEKPKKCTLICCADHGVAEMQVSAYPPETTAQMTANYLLAKGAVANALANFARSNLHVADLGIKAPLPPLPSLIDRKIAHGTKNSAKGAAMTREEALRSLAVGIRLAEDFTAEGCRCFLPGEMGISNTTASAAIAACLCRLTPEQATGRGTNISDERLKKKIEVVRQSLAVNRPDASDGIDVLQKVGGFELGCIAGLILGAARRRAVVILDGFNTGAAALIAEALAPAVTGYLLPSHLAAEPAHAAILKKLGLTPYMDMRFRLGEATGSSIVADFLDAAIEAAKSLFAEDAAASDGKGAHAWKQKTAADAAQAEDAQDEMKAMSYRFLSKSMSDDADDAPDDLALPSFPALDTLAMAACQKRIDSLAKPIYSLGRLEELAVRLAGVTGEARPPLGARRALLIFAAKEPSARQKRLISAFAAHAEAPVTLALLNQDSKPAEAFAFGQKIARELAADGSLLGLALAAETDEMAREKAARYDETFRSAKEDATLLGLLQNLPPALQREAAALLGALCAAAESCCLVLLDDPATESVAHLAETLAPTLKPYLLHVQSDYLALALPASCGVAASLGMRLVDAALHMENDMKTFAETAVAVAADGPGKGRQS